One stretch of Manis pentadactyla isolate mManPen7 chromosome 10, mManPen7.hap1, whole genome shotgun sequence DNA includes these proteins:
- the XPOT gene encoding exportin-T isoform X3: MDEQALLGLNPNADSDFRQRALAYFEQLKISPDAWQVCAEALAQRTYSDDHIKFFCFQVLEHQVKYKYSELTTVQQQLIRETLISWLQAQMLNPQPEKTFIRNKAAQVFALLFVTEYLTKWPKFFFDILSVVDLNPRGVDLYLRILMAIDSELVDRDVVHTSEEARRNTLIKDTMREQCIPNLVESWYQILQNYQYTNSEVTCQCLEVVGAYVSWIDLSLIANDRFINMLLGHMSIEVLREEACDCLFEIVNKGMDPVDKMKLVESLCQVLQSAGFFSIDQEEDVDFLARFSKLVNGMGQSLIVSWTKLIKNGDIKNAQEALQAIETKVALMLQLLIHEDDDISSNIIGFCYDYLHILKQLTVLSDQQKANVEAIMLAVMKKLTYDEEYNFENEGEDEAMFVEYRKQLKLLLDRLAQVSPELLLASVRRVFSSTLQNWQTTRFMEVEVAIRLLYMLAEALPVSHGAHFSGDVSKASALQDMMRTLVTSGVSSYQHTSVTLEFFETVVRYEKFFTVEPQHIPCVLMAFLDHRGLRHSSAKVRSRTAYLFSRFVKSLNKQMNPFIEDILNRIQDLLELSPPENGYQSLLSSDDQLFIYETAGVLIVNSEYPAERKQALMRNLLTPLMEKFKILLEKLMLAQDEERQASLADCLNHAVGFASRTSKAFSNKQTVKQCGCSEVYLDCLQTFLPALSCPLQKDILRSGVRTFLHRMIICLEEEVLPFIPSASEHMLKDCEAKDLQEFIPLINQITAKFKIQVSPFLQQMFMPLLHAIFEVLLRPAEENDQSAALEKQMLRRSYFAFLQTVTGSGMSEVIANQGAENVERVLVTVIQGAVEYPDPIAQKTCFIILSKLVELWGGKDGPVGFADFVYKHIVPACFLAPLKQTFDLADAQTVLALSECAVTLKTIHLKRGPECVQYLQQEYLPSLQVAPEIIQEFCQALQQPDAKVFKNYLKVFFQRAKP; encoded by the exons GTACTCAGAACTAACTACTGTTCAACAACAACTAATTAGGGAGACGCTCATATCTTGGCTTCAAGCTCag ATGCTGAATCCCCAACCAGAGAAGACCTTTATACGAAATAAAGCAGCCCAAGTCTTCGCCTTGCTTTTTGTTACAGAATATCTCACTAAATGGCCCAAGTTTTTTTTTGACATTCTCTCAGTAGTGGACCTAAATCCAAGGGGAGTAGATCTGTACCTCCGAATTCTCATGGCTATTGATTCAGAGTTGGTGGATCGAGATGTGGTGCACACATCAGAG GAGGCTCGAAGGAATACTCTAATAAAAGATACCATGAGGGAGCAGTGCATTCCAAACTTGGTGGAATCATGGTACCAAATCTTACAAAATTATCAGTATACTAATTCAGAAGTGACGTGTCAGTGCCTTGAAGTAGTTGGAGCTTATGTCTCTTGGATAGACTTATCCCTTATAGCCAATGATAG ATTTATAAATATGCTGCTAGGTCATATGTCAATTGAAGTTCTACGGGAAGAAGCATGTGactgtttatttgaaattgtaAATAAAGGAATGGATCCTGTTGATAAAATGAAATTAGTAGAATCTTTGTGTCAAGTATTACAGTCTGCTGGGTTTTTCAGCATTGACCAG GAAGAAGATGTAGACTTCCTGGCCAGATTTTCTAAACTGGTAAATGGAATGGGACAGTCATTGATAGTTAGCTGGACTAAATTAATTAAGAACGGTGATATCAAGAATGCTCAGGAGGCACTACAAGCTATTGAAACAAAAGTGGCGCTGATGTTGCAGCTACTAATTCATGAGGATGATGACATCTCTTCTAACATTATTGGATTTTGTTATGATTATCTTCATATCTTGAAGCAG CTCACAGTGCTCTCGGATCAGCAGAAAGCTAATGTGGAG gCAATCATGTTGGCTGTTATGAAAAAACTAACTTACGATGAAGAATATAACTTTGAAAATGAG ggtGAAGATGAAGCCATGTTTGTAGAATACAGAAAACAACTGAAGTTATTGTTAGACAGGCTTGCTCAAGTCTCACCAGAGTTACTACTGGCTTCTGTTCGCAGAGTTTTTAGCTCTACACTACA GAACTGGCAGACTACACGGTTTATGGAAGTTGAAGTAGCAATAAGATTGCTGTATATGTTGGCAGAAGCTCTTCCAGTATCTCATGGTGCTCACTTCTCAGGTGATGTTTCAAAAGCTAGTGCTTTGCAGGATATGATGCGAACT TTGGTAACATCAGGAGTGAGTTCTTATCAGCATACATCTGTGACATTGGAGTTTTTTGAAACTGTTGTTAGATACGAAAAGTTTTTCACAGTTGAACCTCAGCACATTCCTTGTGTACTA ATGGCCTTCTTAGATCACAGGGGTCTGCGGCATTCTAGCGCAAAAGTACGGAGCAGAACTGCTTACCTGTTCTCTAGATTTGTCAAATCTCTCAA caAACAAATGAATCCTTTCATTGAGGATATTCTGAACAGAATACAAGATTTATTAGAGCTTTCTCCACCT GAAAATGGTTACCAGTCTTTGTTGAGCAGCGATGATCAACTCTTTATTTATGAGACAGCTGGAGTGCTGATTGTTAATAGTGAATATCCAGCCGAACGGAAGCAAGCATTAATGAGGAATCTGTTGACTCCACTAATGGAGAAATTTAAAATTCTGTTAGAAAAACTGATGCTGGCACAAGATGAAGAAAGACAGGCATCTCTAGCAGACTGTCTGAACCACGCTGTTGGATTTGCCAG TCGAACAAGCAAAGCTTTCAGCAACAAGCAGACTGTGAAACAATGTGGCTGTTCCGAAGTTTATCTGGACTGTTTACAGACATTCTTGCCAGCCCTCAGTTGTCCCTTACAAAAGGATATTCTCAGAAGTGGAGTTCGCACTTTTCTTCATCGAATGATTATTTGCCTGGAGGAGGAAGTTCTTCCATTCATTCCATCTGCCTCAGAACATATGCTCAAAGATTGTGAAGCAAAAGACCTCCAGGAATTCATTCCTCTTATCAACCAGATTACAGCCAAATTTAAG atACAGGTATCCCCGTTCTTACAGCAGATGTTCATGCCTTTGCTTCATGCAATTTTTGAAGTGTTGCTCCGACCAGCAGAGGAAAACGACCAGTCTGCCGCTTTGGAGAAGCAGATGTTGCGGAGGAGTTACTTTGCTTTCCTGCAAACAGTCACAGGCAGTGGGATGAGCGAAGTCATAGCAAATCAAG gTGCTGAGAATGTAGAACGAGTGCTAGTTACTGTTATCCAAGGAGCGGTTGAATATCCAGATCCAATTGCACAGAAAACATGTTTTATCATCCTCTCTAAGTTGGTAGAACTCTGGG GAGGTAAAGATGGACCAGTGGGATTTGCTGATTTTGTTTATAAGCACATTGTCCCTGCATGTTTCCTAGCACCTCTGAAACAAACCTTTGACCTGGCAGATGCACAAACAGTATTG GCTTTGTCTGAGTGTGCCGTGACACTGAAAACAATTCATCTGAAACGG GGCCCAGAATGTGTTCAGTATCTTCAACAAGAATATCTGCCTTCCTTGCAAGTAGCTCCAGAAATAATTCAG GAGTTTTGTCAAGCACTTCAGCAGCCTGAtgctaaagtttttaaaaattacttaaag GTGTTCTTCCAGAGAGCAAAGCCCTAA
- the XPOT gene encoding exportin-T isoform X4 has translation MLNPQPEKTFIRNKAAQVFALLFVTEYLTKWPKFFFDILSVVDLNPRGVDLYLRILMAIDSELVDRDVVHTSEEARRNTLIKDTMREQCIPNLVESWYQILQNYQYTNSEVTCQCLEVVGAYVSWIDLSLIANDRFINMLLGHMSIEVLREEACDCLFEIVNKGMDPVDKMKLVESLCQVLQSAGFFSIDQEEDVDFLARFSKLVNGMGQSLIVSWTKLIKNGDIKNAQEALQAIETKVALMLQLLIHEDDDISSNIIGFCYDYLHILKQLTVLSDQQKANVEAIMLAVMKKLTYDEEYNFENEGEDEAMFVEYRKQLKLLLDRLAQVSPELLLASVRRVFSSTLQNWQTTRFMEVEVAIRLLYMLAEALPVSHGAHFSGDVSKASALQDMMRTLVTSGVSSYQHTSVTLEFFETVVRYEKFFTVEPQHIPCVLMAFLDHRGLRHSSAKVRSRTAYLFSRFVKSLNKQMNPFIEDILNRIQDLLELSPPENGYQSLLSSDDQLFIYETAGVLIVNSEYPAERKQALMRNLLTPLMEKFKILLEKLMLAQDEERQASLADCLNHAVGFASRTSKAFSNKQTVKQCGCSEVYLDCLQTFLPALSCPLQKDILRSGVRTFLHRMIICLEEEVLPFIPSASEHMLKDCEAKDLQEFIPLINQITAKFKIQVSPFLQQMFMPLLHAIFEVLLRPAEENDQSAALEKQMLRRSYFAFLQTVTGSGMSEVIANQGAENVERVLVTVIQGAVEYPDPIAQKTCFIILSKLVELWGGKDGPVGFADFVYKHIVPACFLAPLKQTFDLADAQTVLALSECAVTLKTIHLKRGPECVQYLQQEYLPSLQVAPEIIQEFCQALQQPDAKVFKNYLKVFFQRAKP, from the exons ATGCTGAATCCCCAACCAGAGAAGACCTTTATACGAAATAAAGCAGCCCAAGTCTTCGCCTTGCTTTTTGTTACAGAATATCTCACTAAATGGCCCAAGTTTTTTTTTGACATTCTCTCAGTAGTGGACCTAAATCCAAGGGGAGTAGATCTGTACCTCCGAATTCTCATGGCTATTGATTCAGAGTTGGTGGATCGAGATGTGGTGCACACATCAGAG GAGGCTCGAAGGAATACTCTAATAAAAGATACCATGAGGGAGCAGTGCATTCCAAACTTGGTGGAATCATGGTACCAAATCTTACAAAATTATCAGTATACTAATTCAGAAGTGACGTGTCAGTGCCTTGAAGTAGTTGGAGCTTATGTCTCTTGGATAGACTTATCCCTTATAGCCAATGATAG ATTTATAAATATGCTGCTAGGTCATATGTCAATTGAAGTTCTACGGGAAGAAGCATGTGactgtttatttgaaattgtaAATAAAGGAATGGATCCTGTTGATAAAATGAAATTAGTAGAATCTTTGTGTCAAGTATTACAGTCTGCTGGGTTTTTCAGCATTGACCAG GAAGAAGATGTAGACTTCCTGGCCAGATTTTCTAAACTGGTAAATGGAATGGGACAGTCATTGATAGTTAGCTGGACTAAATTAATTAAGAACGGTGATATCAAGAATGCTCAGGAGGCACTACAAGCTATTGAAACAAAAGTGGCGCTGATGTTGCAGCTACTAATTCATGAGGATGATGACATCTCTTCTAACATTATTGGATTTTGTTATGATTATCTTCATATCTTGAAGCAG CTCACAGTGCTCTCGGATCAGCAGAAAGCTAATGTGGAG gCAATCATGTTGGCTGTTATGAAAAAACTAACTTACGATGAAGAATATAACTTTGAAAATGAG ggtGAAGATGAAGCCATGTTTGTAGAATACAGAAAACAACTGAAGTTATTGTTAGACAGGCTTGCTCAAGTCTCACCAGAGTTACTACTGGCTTCTGTTCGCAGAGTTTTTAGCTCTACACTACA GAACTGGCAGACTACACGGTTTATGGAAGTTGAAGTAGCAATAAGATTGCTGTATATGTTGGCAGAAGCTCTTCCAGTATCTCATGGTGCTCACTTCTCAGGTGATGTTTCAAAAGCTAGTGCTTTGCAGGATATGATGCGAACT TTGGTAACATCAGGAGTGAGTTCTTATCAGCATACATCTGTGACATTGGAGTTTTTTGAAACTGTTGTTAGATACGAAAAGTTTTTCACAGTTGAACCTCAGCACATTCCTTGTGTACTA ATGGCCTTCTTAGATCACAGGGGTCTGCGGCATTCTAGCGCAAAAGTACGGAGCAGAACTGCTTACCTGTTCTCTAGATTTGTCAAATCTCTCAA caAACAAATGAATCCTTTCATTGAGGATATTCTGAACAGAATACAAGATTTATTAGAGCTTTCTCCACCT GAAAATGGTTACCAGTCTTTGTTGAGCAGCGATGATCAACTCTTTATTTATGAGACAGCTGGAGTGCTGATTGTTAATAGTGAATATCCAGCCGAACGGAAGCAAGCATTAATGAGGAATCTGTTGACTCCACTAATGGAGAAATTTAAAATTCTGTTAGAAAAACTGATGCTGGCACAAGATGAAGAAAGACAGGCATCTCTAGCAGACTGTCTGAACCACGCTGTTGGATTTGCCAG TCGAACAAGCAAAGCTTTCAGCAACAAGCAGACTGTGAAACAATGTGGCTGTTCCGAAGTTTATCTGGACTGTTTACAGACATTCTTGCCAGCCCTCAGTTGTCCCTTACAAAAGGATATTCTCAGAAGTGGAGTTCGCACTTTTCTTCATCGAATGATTATTTGCCTGGAGGAGGAAGTTCTTCCATTCATTCCATCTGCCTCAGAACATATGCTCAAAGATTGTGAAGCAAAAGACCTCCAGGAATTCATTCCTCTTATCAACCAGATTACAGCCAAATTTAAG atACAGGTATCCCCGTTCTTACAGCAGATGTTCATGCCTTTGCTTCATGCAATTTTTGAAGTGTTGCTCCGACCAGCAGAGGAAAACGACCAGTCTGCCGCTTTGGAGAAGCAGATGTTGCGGAGGAGTTACTTTGCTTTCCTGCAAACAGTCACAGGCAGTGGGATGAGCGAAGTCATAGCAAATCAAG gTGCTGAGAATGTAGAACGAGTGCTAGTTACTGTTATCCAAGGAGCGGTTGAATATCCAGATCCAATTGCACAGAAAACATGTTTTATCATCCTCTCTAAGTTGGTAGAACTCTGGG GAGGTAAAGATGGACCAGTGGGATTTGCTGATTTTGTTTATAAGCACATTGTCCCTGCATGTTTCCTAGCACCTCTGAAACAAACCTTTGACCTGGCAGATGCACAAACAGTATTG GCTTTGTCTGAGTGTGCCGTGACACTGAAAACAATTCATCTGAAACGG GGCCCAGAATGTGTTCAGTATCTTCAACAAGAATATCTGCCTTCCTTGCAAGTAGCTCCAGAAATAATTCAG GAGTTTTGTCAAGCACTTCAGCAGCCTGAtgctaaagtttttaaaaattacttaaag GTGTTCTTCCAGAGAGCAAAGCCCTAA